One segment of Cololabis saira isolate AMF1-May2022 chromosome 9, fColSai1.1, whole genome shotgun sequence DNA contains the following:
- the fbxo4 gene encoding F-box only protein 4, whose protein sequence is MAEKLQQFDSVVISSLRRFRDRYFPAKPAREDLMPVPEPGKEDAQLRFLDRLPVDIQFLIMGLLSPVDICCLGATSRYWRAMVRDPLLWKYFLLRDMPHWSSIDHVTMPNLELLDAPLISEEESLEDGEGVEEEKGKDLKFDFMSEYLKGCPSCRQQWLPSRPAYKVVTSFLQYLVPSSEPRYAMLGPGMEQLDVSLVTRLMHAPDVLPVSVIPQRQINGIGSGVSYMFNHQHKFNILTLYSTNRAERERARLQQHTISNKLFACEGTDDSGYPVYSPAAQVQQVCQVVDGFIYVANAEPETEERKGDWKSEVAQIRAVLNCAGHPTSRPLLVLSCVSREQTETVGPAKCRTPCVYMAKTLCLPQLPNPWMVQDTVAESLSGLLDGVSWLLRCSGVKLG, encoded by the exons ATGGCAGAAAAGCTCCAGCAGTTCGACTCTGTAGTGATCAGCAGCCTCCGGCGGTTCCGGGACCGATACTTTCCTGCTAAACCAGCCAGAGAGGACTTGATGCCGGTTCCAGAGCCGGGGAAAGAAGACGCACAGCTGAGATTTTTGGATAGGTTACCG GTGGATATACAATTCCTGATCATGGGCCTTCTCTCTCCTGTTGACATCTGCTGCCTGGGGGCCACCAGTCGCTACTGGAGAGCCATGGTGAGAGATCCATTACTGTGGAAATACTTCTTGTTGCGGGATATGCCACACTGGTCCTCCATTGATCACGTCACCATGCCCAACCTGGAGTTGCTGGATGCTCCTTTAATCAGTGAAGAGGAAAGCCTTGAAGATGGAgagggggtggaggaggagaaaggAAAAGATCTGAAATTTGATTTCATGTCAGA ATATTTAAAAGGTTGCCCATCCTGCAGACAGCAATGGCTCCCCTCACGGCCAGCGTATAAGGTTGTGACATCATTCCTCCAGTATCTGGTACCCTCCTCTGAACCTCGTTATGCCATGCTTGGTCCCGGCATGGAGCAGCTGGATGTTTCTTTAGTCACCAGGCTCATGCATGCGCCAGATGTGCTGCCTGTTTCAGTCATTCCACAAAGACAGATAAATG GCATTGGTTCAGGAGTCAGCTACATGTTCAACCACCAACACAAGTTTAACATCTTAACTCTGTATTCAACCAACAG AGCAGAGAGGGAGAGGGCCAGACTGCAGCAGCACACCATAAGTAATAAGCTCTTTGCTTGTGAAGGAACGGATGACTCTGGCTACCCGGTGTACAGCCCGGCTGCCCAGGTCCAGCAGGTGTGCCAGGTCGTGGATGGTTTCATTTATGTTGCTAATGCAGAGCCCGAgacagaagagagaaaag GTGACTGGAAGTCCGAGGTGGCCCAGATTCGGGCTGTACTGAACTGTGCTGGACATCCCACATCCAGGCCTCTACTTGTTCTCTCGTGTGTCTCCAGAGAGCAGACAGAAACAGTCGGTCCTGCCAAGTGTCGAACTCCTTGCGTTTACATGGCAAAGACACTCTGCCTCCCTCAGCTCCCTAACCCATGGATG GTGCAGGATACGGTGGCTGAATCTCTGTCAGGTCTTCTGGATGGGGTTTCTTGGCTGCTGAGATGTTCTGGTGTCAAACTTGGCTAG